One window of Bacillus alveayuensis genomic DNA carries:
- a CDS encoding ABC-2 type transport system ATP-binding protein (product_source=KO:K01990; cath_funfam=3.40.50.300; cog=COG1131; ko=KO:K01990; pfam=PF00005; smart=SM00382; superfamily=52540): protein MIEVIGVTKEFDGTEALQNVQMHVKKSSIYGLLGTNGAGKTTLLKILAGIYKQDSGKVHINGVSIFENVNMKNKVIFLADIPYFFSHYTVRQMANYYKSMYEAWNEERFQMLHNIFTLDATQKIHRFSKGMQRQVAFWLALSSMPDVLILDEPFDGLDPVIRKKVKNLIVQDVAEREMTVLVSSHNLREVEDFCDHIGILHKGKILFEKELDDLQSNIHKVQVAFKGEDPEALLQPFHVLYSEKRGSVTLMIVKGEKADILKHIQQLNPILFDVLPLSLEEIFVYEMGDTGYAVQNIMV, encoded by the coding sequence ATGATTGAAGTCATTGGGGTAACGAAAGAATTTGACGGTACAGAAGCATTGCAAAATGTTCAAATGCATGTAAAAAAAAGCTCCATTTACGGTTTATTAGGAACAAACGGGGCTGGAAAAACGACACTGCTGAAAATATTAGCTGGCATATATAAACAAGATTCAGGTAAAGTACATATAAACGGAGTTTCGATTTTTGAAAATGTGAACATGAAAAATAAAGTGATATTTTTAGCTGATATCCCATACTTTTTTTCACACTATACGGTAAGACAGATGGCCAATTATTACAAAAGCATGTATGAAGCGTGGAATGAAGAACGGTTTCAAATGCTTCACAACATTTTCACATTGGATGCCACACAAAAAATTCACCGCTTTTCCAAAGGAATGCAGCGCCAAGTTGCCTTTTGGCTCGCACTTTCTAGTATGCCTGATGTGCTCATTTTAGATGAACCGTTTGATGGCCTTGATCCTGTCATTAGAAAAAAAGTGAAAAATTTAATTGTTCAAGATGTAGCAGAAAGAGAAATGACCGTGTTAGTGTCATCTCATAATTTACGAGAAGTGGAAGATTTTTGTGATCATATCGGGATTTTACATAAAGGAAAAATACTATTTGAGAAAGAGCTCGATGATTTACAATCCAATATTCATAAAGTGCAAGTTGCTTTTAAAGGAGAAGATCCTGAAGCATTGTTACAGCCGTTCCATGTTTTGTATTCTGAAAAACGCGGCAGTGTTACTCTTATGATTGTCAAAGGGGAAAAAGCGGACATATTGAAACACATTCAGCAATTGAACCCAATTTTATTTGATGTATTGCCATTATCGCTTGAAGAAATTTTTGTATATGAAATGGGGGATACCGGTTATGCCGTTCAAAATATCATGGTTTAA
- a CDS encoding GntR family transcriptional regulator (product_source=KO:K07979; cath_funfam=1.10.10.10; cog=COG1725; ko=KO:K07979; pfam=PF00392; smart=SM00345; superfamily=46785), giving the protein MFDLDFRSRKPIYEQLVEKFKELIIHEVLKKDEQLPSVRSLAQELTVNPNTIQKAYRELERQGYIFSVKGKGNFVNAISDQINHEELEKVKQQLKKKMSEAFYLGMSKEEMVALMEEAKGGEKG; this is encoded by the coding sequence ATGTTTGATTTAGATTTTCGAAGTCGAAAGCCCATCTATGAACAGTTAGTGGAAAAGTTTAAAGAGCTTATCATTCATGAAGTATTGAAGAAGGATGAGCAGCTCCCTTCCGTTCGTTCGCTTGCTCAAGAGCTAACCGTTAATCCAAATACGATTCAAAAAGCCTATCGCGAGCTGGAACGTCAAGGCTATATTTTTTCCGTTAAAGGAAAAGGAAACTTTGTGAATGCAATTTCTGATCAAATCAATCATGAGGAATTAGAAAAAGTGAAACAACAATTAAAAAAGAAAATGTCTGAAGCCTTTTATTTAGGGATGTCAAAGGAAGAAATGGTGGCATTAATGGAAGAAGCTAAGGGAGGGGAAAAAGGATGA